One Paenibacillus sp. SYP-B4298 genomic window, CTCCGGGGTGACCGAGGGCAAGGCATTCCATACAGGCAATTGGCGCCGAGTTGTCGAATCCTGTGTGCAGGCCGGTCATTATGAAGAGGCAATTAACGTGTGTGAAAAGATACTGGGATCCTCTAATGTTACATACGATGCAAAAGCCTTGGCTTGTGAGAAAGCTGCCGACATCTGCTATCGGATGGAGGACTACGTTAAAGAGAGGTCCTATGCGATTAAATCCTTTGCATACGATAACCCGCGTGCCGAAATATGCTGCCGACTCGGCTATCAGTATCTTCAGCGCAATGATCTTGAAGCTGCGGTGTTTTGGTACGAGCTTGCCAGTCGTCTTCCTAAGCCGGATCACTACGATTGGCGAGAATATGATGCTTGCTGGACGTGGCTTCCTCAAGTGCAGTTGTGCATCTGTCAATACCGTCTAGGTAATTATGACGCTGCTTATCTCCACAATGAGAAAGCTCTCGAGAGGAGTCCGAACAATGAGCATGCGAGATATAATAAAACGTTGCTTGAACCGCTGGTTGACGCCAGAGCTGCTGTAAAGGAGCGTGAAATTCATCTTCTTAATGCTCGTGGCGGGACGTTCTCTATGGAGCTTAAGCTGCCTGGTTTTATAGAAGAAACGATCGAGAGGGAAGGCGGTTGGGAACCGCAGTTGGCGCAGTTTCTTAGTCATTTTACCGATTATGGCAGCTTGTTTCTGGATATCGGGGCCAATATCGGTTATCACGCCTTGTATCTGGCAAGCATGTTTCCCGATTTGACTTGCCTGGCTTTCGAGCCGCATCCGGATATTTGTCGGCAGCTTGAACGTAATGCAAGGTTGAATGATTTCGGCAAAAAATTTGCGATTCGCGAAATTGCTATAGGCGATTCTAATGGTCGCACTTCATTTTATATGCAGACGGATGATTGTTATAATCGCGGCATGTCGGCCATAGCGCATTACACGAATTTGGGTCACGCATACCGGGTTATTGAGGTGGAACAAGCGACGCTCGACAGCATGCTGCCGGATGAGGAAAAATCCCGTGTCAGCGTTATGAAGATCGACACGCAGGGAAACGAAAGACAGGTACTACTCGGGGCGCGTGACATCATCCGGCATTCACAACCGATCGTGGCCCTTGAACTCCATGACGACCCGAAGCGGTCTCTTCATGAACTGATGCCGTTGCTCGAGGGATACCGTATCTACAAAATTCAGCCCTGGACAGGTGAACTCAGAAGTATGAACGAAGAAGATCCCTCCGGGTTCCAGAATGATTATGTTTGCATTTCGGAGAAACGATTTCACAGGTTTGAGACGCTGCAATGCGGCTGGCCTGCGAAGAAGCGGGCGTCCGGCTGAAGGTCTACCTCTCCGACAACGCTCTCCGCATGGCCACCATGCTGATGGGAGTTCTAGGGGTTGCGATTATTTCCACAGGTGGATGTGACTTTCAGTCGGGGCGTAACGAATATTGCGAACGGTCAGTAACGGGAGGAGAACGTAATTTGGCGCTCAGTTAAAGCAGCAGCCCGACTGTGCGCTTCAGCTTCTTGAAGGTATATCCTGAATATGGTATGCTTACAATAAATAAGGGGCGATTGCCGTCGTCCCCTGCACAACATTTTGGGTGGGAAATCTCCAGTCGAAGCTAGAGAAAATAACTTGCTCCCAGTGGCGAAACTTGGGCAGGTTATTTTTGTTTATTCAGGGAAGTAAGCGGCGCGAGCAAGATTCTACCGAGCGTTGAATTTCGCACCTGTTATGATGCAGATGGTAGATTAGGTTACTGAGACAGTATGTCCCCCAGCTTTACAATCTTTCATGAGGATGTACGGAAGTGTTAAACAATTTGCCGCTAAAGCCAACGAACCCCCTAACACTTTCCCGATTTCCAGCATTCCATGGGTCAGTTTCACAGGTTTTAACCTGAACGTATATTCCGAATATCATTATTCCCTATGGGAAATCCATTCAAGTGATAGAGCCACAGCATCTGAAGAATAAACTGGTGGCGGTTGCTTCAGAGTTAATGGAATATTATCAAGGTTAACAGCTTCACTGACAGCAGTTATCAGTGAAGCTGTTTTATTATAAGGATAACCACTCATTCAAGAGGAATGGTTGCTGTTACCTAATCACTATATGAGGAGCACTTGGAAATGAATCATACCGTATATCTTTATGTGTTGGATACGATGTCCGATTGGGAGATAGGATATTTGGCCGCGGAGCTGAACTCTGGCAGATACTTCAGACAGGGGCTGCCTCCAGCAAAGATAGTCACCGTTGGGCTTGATAAGACTCCAGTCACTACAATGGGCGGATTGAAAATCATGCCTGACATTAAAGTGGAGGAGTGCAGCATGAGAAGCGGAGACGCCCTGATTCTACCTGGCGGGAATACATGAACAGAATCGATACACGTGCCTATATTAAACATTGCCGAGATAGTCAATATTTCTACGAATTAATGCATTCAATCCAATGACTAGAAATCGGGTTTTTTCCTTCCTCGCGCATTGACAACGGTGTGTAGAGCTATATAATAACAATTAGATATTAACAAAGTGTTATTAACAAAATATAAACAACAGGTGGTCAGGATGACGGAGCCTCGACGGTGAAGATAACGACGACTATCAGAGCTTCAACAGGTTTACGAGGTCATTCTTGGACAAGAGCTTTTGCCGCGGCATTTCGGAGAAAGATTACGTCGTTGGTCACAGTGATTCAATGAATTTACCAAGAGGATGCTGGAGATCGACCCCAAGCTTGATCACTTTAACTGATTCAGGAGGGAGATGCTATGAGTCTGATTAACAAAATCAAGGGCGGCCTGTATGGAGTAGCAGTAGGCGATGCATTAGGCGGGACGACGGAGTTTATGTCCAGCCAGGAAATTCAAAAGAAATATGGGTATCTCACCGAAATTGTGGGTGGCGGAGTGTGGGAGCTTACTCCAGGGGAAGTAACGGATGATACCATGATGACCCTGTGTGTGGCAGAGGGAATTCTAAGAGATTCTCACAACCCGAAGCAGGCCATCGGGGAGAAGTTCCTCGAGTGGTACAACTCAGACCCCAAGGATATTGGGAATATCATTAGAAGAGTTCTCAGCAGCTATCAAGGAAACTGGTTTGAGGCCGCATATTTAGCCCACTTGGATTTAGGTCAAAGTGCAGGTAACGGTTCCCTTATGCGTTGTCTCCCGGTGGGTTTAATCTACCCGAATCTTTCCAATATTGAACAAGTATCACGCTTACAATCGAAAATGACTCATTATGATGAACGTTGCAATCAGGCCTGCGAGATATACAATCGGATGGTTTGGAGACTCCTGCATGGTGAGAAGCTGACGGAGGCCGTCCACAGAGAGATCATAAGCACGGAATACAAGGATATCTTGAATGGAATTCCGGACTGTGAACCGAGTGGTTATGTCGTTCATACGTTTCGTCACGTTCTCCACATCTTGCTAACAAGCGATTCATTCTCGGAGGTTGTTGAGCGAGCAGCTAACCTGGGAGGAGATTCGGATACCATTGGGGCAATAGCAGGAGGTCTGGCTGGTGTCCACTATGGATATGAGGGTATACCTGAGCGATATTCCAGTGTAATCCTTATTAAGAATACCCTTGATTCGTTGTCAGAACAGATCATCGAGCTGCGTAACAGGCTGGTATGAATTCATTTAAATATTACAAAGATAGAATGGATCGAGTAACGACTTATATTAGGCAAAATAGTCATCAAAAACTCAGCCTTGATAGGTTGGCGGATGTTTCTGGTTTTTCAAAATATCATTTTTCAAGAATATTTACATCGATTGAAGGTGTGCCCCCGATCGCATTTGTGAATCAAGAGCGTCTACAGCAGGCTGTATATTTGTTGGCTGAAGCCAACAAGACGGTCTTGGACATATCAAATCAATGCGGATTTGAATCCGTATCCAGCTTTAATGCTCTCTTTAAGGAGCACTATGGCAAGACCCCAAGCGAGGTTAGAAATAGCCTAAAGAAAAATAGCAATTTCTCTGTACATTTCAGCAAGAAGCAAGAAGAGTTAGCTTCTTCTGTGGAATACAATAGAGATGGGAGAAATCATCTGTTAAGCAGGGCTTGGGAGAAAATGATAACCATCAAGGAACTGCCGGAATATGAAGTGGCGTATGTTCGACATGTTGGGAGTTATATGGACACTCGTGTGGCATGGGAGAAGCTGGGGCGTTGGGCGATCCAACAAGGACTTACTCCAAAACATCATTATTTTATAGGAATATCCTTGGATGATGGCCATCTTGTAGAAGAATGGGCTTGTCGTTACGATGCTTGTGTTACATTGCCATATGGATTTGAAAGACACGAGCAACATAAGACGCACGTGGAATTTAAAACACTGTCTGGCGGAATGTATGCTGTCTATCCATACTACGACACCATC contains:
- a CDS encoding ADP-ribosylglycohydrolase family protein; this translates as MSLINKIKGGLYGVAVGDALGGTTEFMSSQEIQKKYGYLTEIVGGGVWELTPGEVTDDTMMTLCVAEGILRDSHNPKQAIGEKFLEWYNSDPKDIGNIIRRVLSSYQGNWFEAAYLAHLDLGQSAGNGSLMRCLPVGLIYPNLSNIEQVSRLQSKMTHYDERCNQACEIYNRMVWRLLHGEKLTEAVHREIISTEYKDILNGIPDCEPSGYVVHTFRHVLHILLTSDSFSEVVERAANLGGDSDTIGAIAGGLAGVHYGYEGIPERYSSVILIKNTLDSLSEQIIELRNRLV
- a CDS encoding AraC family transcriptional regulator is translated as MNSFKYYKDRMDRVTTYIRQNSHQKLSLDRLADVSGFSKYHFSRIFTSIEGVPPIAFVNQERLQQAVYLLAEANKTVLDISNQCGFESVSSFNALFKEHYGKTPSEVRNSLKKNSNFSVHFSKKQEELASSVEYNRDGRNHLLSRAWEKMITIKELPEYEVAYVRHVGSYMDTRVAWEKLGRWAIQQGLTPKHHYFIGISLDDGHLVEEWACRYDACVTLPYGFERHEQHKTHVEFKTLSGGMYAVYPYYDTIDKFVLAYQSVFGLWLPNSEYDADDRPCLEFCMNDPSSDKEGKCKVDLYIPIKQRI